One genomic segment of Papaver somniferum cultivar HN1 unplaced genomic scaffold, ASM357369v1 unplaced-scaffold_6, whole genome shotgun sequence includes these proteins:
- the LOC113343480 gene encoding receptor-like protein 9DC3, whose protein sequence is MLDGNIPMDIGLLKELATLNFSHNHLPGDIPMSVGNMSCLYSLDLSFNRLSGHIPQSLTSFDSLGVLNLSYNMLSGRIPRGDHFDTLSDNGWPFFGNDLLCGEPTKKLCDGDTSHTKEGEEEDDQEDAIGRIMFYGVTALGFGVGSWGLFFVLIVKKEDWWFPYWRFMDSVAVKKKFGQYNKEYI, encoded by the coding sequence ATGCTTGATGGAAACATTCCAATGGATATTGGATTGCTAAAAGAACTCGCAACACTCAATTTTTCCCATAATCATTTACCTGGTGACATTCCTATGAGTGTTGGAAACATGTCTTGTTTATATTCTTTGGATTTAAGTTTCAATAGACTATCTGGTCATATCCCACAGTCTCTAACATCATTCGACTCTCTTGGTGTTCTAAACTTATCTTACAATATGTTGAGTGGTAGAATTCCAAGAGGGGATCACTTTGACACATTGAGTGATAATGGTTGGCCCTTTTTTGGAAATGATTTGTTGTGCGGAGAACCAACCAAGAAACTTTGTGATGGTGATACTAGCCATACGAAGGAaggcgaagaagaagatgatcaagAGGATGCAATCGGGAGAATAATGTTTTATGGTGTTACTGCCTTAGGATTTGGAGTTGGATCTTGGGGTTTATTCTTTGTTTTGATTGTAAAGAAAGAGGACTGGTGGTTCCCGTATTGGAGATTTATGGATTCTGTTGCggttaaaaaaaaatttggtcaATACAACAAAGAATATATATAA